In Salvia miltiorrhiza cultivar Shanhuang (shh) chromosome 4, IMPLAD_Smil_shh, whole genome shotgun sequence, the DNA window GGTAAACTGCAGAATATAATGCTTCTGTTTAGCACAAAATCTATTGCGCACACATAGACACacacacatgtatatatatatatatatacattaaatcccaacattattttcatttttcaatgcACCTGAAGCTGCATCAGACATGCATGGCTATACGCAACGAAGCTTTTCTGCATACAACATTCATGTCAAATTAAGACCGCCGGAAATCACATGTAGTGtgaataaatacaaaaaaataaaaataaaaatgagagagagagagcttcaCAAATTggtcaaaaaaagaaatattattatagtaatgaaatatatatactatattctTGCATGGCTGGACAACCATAAATATAtcgaaagaaagaaagaaaatatatgtatattgtAAGACTTGTCCAAATAAAGAAGCAACCTCAACTCAGAATTTCAAATAGGCAAAAACAACGCGTAATCTGGGGAAGAAAAAGAGGCAACGAACTCCCATATAATTCAAATACTGCAAACACTCAGAGAAATTCGAAAAAAGGTTTGCTATAATATTATAGAAACAAACAGAAAAGGAAACAACACGCCCATGTTTACAGCGCAAAATAGAAACCTTTTTTTATGGCAATTTCAAATGGaacaagaataataattcaACGGTTGCATCGGAATATGAACTAAAAATCAAACATAATCCCCTCATTTCCTGCTCTCTCTTTTGTCTGTCAAATACAATATTTTTGTTTCTAtctcattctcattctcaccCCCATTTTACAGCTGCAGTAACACACCATTCTATGTGGAAAAGCTGATCACTACCCCTACAAACTAAGTCATAACACAAGGAGAAGGAGAGAAGATGAATGTGAGGGAATATTTTTTTCTCAAGATCTTGGAGGTGGGAAGAATTGCGTACCGGCAACGAAGTGAATTGGGGGCGGGAATAAACAAGTGTCGAGAAAGGGCGGAGCGGCGGAGGTGGTGGCAGTGGCCGGAGCCCCGGTGATTAAATTGAGGTGTTGAGCTGCTCCGGCGCTGACGCTTCCGCCGCCGGAAGAAGTCTCACCGGGCATGTACTGAGCCTCGCTGCCTTGATCGTACAGAATTCCTTTGAAAACATGGCCGGAGATGTTGACCGCAGTTTGGTATGCCAACTGCTCCTCGGCCTCATCCATGGGGCTCACTCTAACGCACCGGAAAACTGCCTCTGCGCTTACTTCGGAAGGGAAATTCCCCATCTCCAACCCTAATTCATATTGTCCATCAAAAATGTCAAATTTTTTATGTATACTAGTTCAAATTTAGGAATCACTACGATTACAAGTAGATGgagaaagatagagagaaaaAGGGGTAGCAGGGAACCCCAAAACAGTGTTGGAAAGAAAAAAGTAGCGAAAAAAATGATGGGGTTTGAGGTGGGGTGGATTCTCGCTACACGCAATTGTTACGGGCTTTCTCTTCATATCATGTTTGTCTACTGGGAAATGCAGTATTCAATGGACCAAAACTGACACGACCCCAGACAGATTTTACCCTCTCTTGGATTTCTACAAAATTTTATGATTAGATTCGATTGTCTGAAACGATCATCCATATTTACCTGACGTGGTTGTGGGGATGCGAGTGCACACAAGAGGATTGGGAGACTCTCGGTGGCGTTTGGaggtctctctctccctctctctagtCGGCGGCGTGTCTCGGCGCTGCAAGGAAGCCAGCTGCTGctgcctctctctcctcttgGAAGCGGGAACCCAAGTGCTCTTTACATGGGTCTGGCACTGAAACCCTCGGCTTTTGCAACAAGTTCTACATCTCATGTGCGTGCAATCCTTCTTGGCTTGATTCCCGCAGTCCTGGCAGCTGATCCCACCTCCGCCGCTGCTCCTCATCATTAGGAACCCCGATCTCGGCGACTGATCATCGCCGATGCTGAGTCGGCTCGGCCCTCCCGCCGACGCGTAGAGATCCTGCAGCGGGTTCCGCGGCTGCAGGAAATTCTCCGCTTGCTGGTGTTGGTGCGGCTGCGGCTGCGGCTGCCACAGCTCGAAACCCTTGTATGAAATCTCCTCATTTCTGAACAGGAACCAGCTCTCCGGATTGAGGTCCGACGGCGGGTTGTGGTTGGGGTTGTGGCTGGTGCTCTCCTGATCGGGGTTGTTGGCGCCGCTGGGGCGACCAGCTCCGCTGCCTAGTGAGAAAAAGCCGGCCATCTCGGAACCAACTGATGAGCTCCTTTTGTATGTGTTACTTCCATAGCCTTGATATGATGCGCTTTAGTTCTTGCTGTTTTGGGAATGTGGCACGCAATTTCTGATTTCTGCCCGAATCACTACTGCCCAGTATTTGCATGTGGAGATTTTAAGCAACACTTGCTCCTTTCTACATACCCTCTCCAAGCTTTAATTTTAAACGAGGACGAGTGTGTGTATGTATGGTTTTAGGAGAGAGAAAactatagagagagagagagagagagagagagagagggttttTGTGGTAAGCGAATAGGAGAGGAGATGATTAATCGGCTCCTTCAATTCTGTGGCTCTTCTGCGTGTGTGTTGTTGGCATTAAAGACGCAGAATAACAGCTCTGCCACGCCGCCATGGCCTCCCCAAAAGCAACTGCcttcttctctttccttttgtttttttctttcttctttttcttctctgcCACCACCAATttaactatttatt includes these proteins:
- the LOC131021658 gene encoding protein EXPRESSION OF TERPENOIDS 1-like, translated to MAGFFSLGSGAGRPSGANNPDQESTSHNPNHNPPSDLNPESWFLFRNEEISYKGFELWQPQPQPHQHQQAENFLQPRNPLQDLYASAGGPSRLSIGDDQSPRSGFLMMRSSGGGGISCQDCGNQAKKDCTHMRCRTCCKSRGFQCQTHVKSTWVPASKRRERQQQLASLQRRDTPPTRERERETSKRHRESPNPLVCTRIPTTTSGLEMGNFPSEVSAEAVFRCVRVSPMDEAEEQLAYQTAVNISGHVFKGILYDQGSEAQYMPGETSSGGGSVSAGAAQHLNLITGAPATATTSAAPPFLDTCLFPPPIHFVAGTQFFPPPRS